From Candidatus Hydrogenedentota bacterium:
GGGAGTCGCTGGACATGGAAGTTCCTGTGTTCCGTGGGGGTCGATCAGATCACAGGATAGTATAGAGACGAGAAGGGAAACAAACGTTGACAGTTGACAGTTGACAGTTGGCAAGTCCAGCCACTGTCAACTGCCGTCCACTCCGTCCACTCTGTCCACTCTGTCCACTCTGTCCACTCTGTCCACTCTGTCCACTCTGTCCACTCTGTCCACTCCGTCCACTCCGTCCACTCCGTCCACTCCGTCCACTCCGTCCACTCCGTCCACTCCGTCCACTCCGTCCACTCTGTCCACTCTGTCCACTCTGTCCACTCCAGCCTCCAGCCTAAAGCCTAAAGCCTCCTTGACGCCTGGAGGGCGCAGGCCCAGCCGATCAGGAAGGCCACGCCGCCAATGGGGGTGATGGCCCCAAGCCATCGCTGGCCGGTGACGGCGAGGAGGTAGAGGCTTCCGGAAAACACGAGGATACCGGCTATCCAGTTCCAGGCGGCGCGGGGAAACCAGGGACTATCCCAGAGATTCGCGGGCGCGAGGCTGCACGCGAGCAGCGCAAGGCCGTGATAAAACTGGTAGCGCACACCAACCTCGAAGATTACCAGCAGGTCGGGTTCCAGGCGCGCCTTCAGGCCGTGGGACGCGAACGCGCCCAGGGCCACGGCGGTCCCACAGGCGATGCACGCCGCCTGGAAGTGAAAACGGGCGTTGGGGGCCATACCGGGTCTCCGTTACTGCGGGTGCGCGATCAAAACCGTCGCGAATGGGGGCTCTCTGGACGGGAAAACGCGGCCGTGGGACCCCACGGCCGCGTGAATACAGTGGGAATGGCCCGCGATCCGCGGGCGGGTGGGAATCAGTTGCCCTGGTAGGGGCTGATGGTGGAGCCGCAGGTGTCCACATGCGGATTCGTATTGTAGACATCCGGCGAAACCGACGGCCCCTTGCGGCTGCATACCTGCTTGAAGGCCTCGGTGAGGTTGTTGGCGATATCAATCGCCGTCATGCGCTCGATGTGGCGTCGCTCCAGCACATGCACCGGCGCGCCATCCTTGAAAAGCGCAATACACGGGGACGAGGGCGCTATTCCGTCCATATAGCCGCGCGCGCGCGCAACCGCGTCCTGATCCATCCCGGCGAACACCGTGACGAGTTCATCGGGGATAACGTCGCCCTGAAGCGCCAGGGTCACGCCCGGGCGTGCGCCGCCAGCGGCACAGCCGCACACGGAATTCACGACACAGAGCATCGTGCCACTTTCCCGGGTGAAAACTTCGTCAACAGCTTCGGGGGTGGTCAGCGGGCGCACGCCCACATTGGCCAGTTCTTCCCACATGGGGCGGACCTGATCGGGATCATACAGGGGTGGCATCGTCTGAACTCCTTATGTCGAACCACGAATGGGTGAGGCAACGTACCGGCTCGCTGCTGGGTGGCTATCTTATCAGAAGAACGCGCATCACTTCACGGGTCGGGGGATTACTTTTCCCACCGCAAGCCTGTTAGACTAACACCGGCCAAGGCCGATTCTATTCCTTCAAGCCTCAATGCGAACTGGAGGGCGTTCGACCGCCCATGCTTAGACCAACCATCGCCATCGCCGAATCGCGGCCTGGAGCGCGGGCCAGCCTGAGTGGCGCCGTCCGAAGACAGTTCACCGATGTCCGCCTGGACGCCATTCCGGATCTGCCCGCCCTCGAGGCGCGATTGCGCAAGGTCCCGCCGGATTGCCTCATCGTTGACGCGGGCGGTGAAATCGGAAA
This genomic window contains:
- a CDS encoding DUF423 domain-containing protein, with product MAPNARFHFQAACIACGTAVALGAFASHGLKARLEPDLLVIFEVGVRYQFYHGLALLACSLAPANLWDSPWFPRAAWNWIAGILVFSGSLYLLAVTGQRWLGAITPIGGVAFLIGWACALQASRRL
- a CDS encoding BrxA/BrxB family bacilliredoxin, which produces MPPLYDPDQVRPMWEELANVGVRPLTTPEAVDEVFTRESGTMLCVVNSVCGCAAGGARPGVTLALQGDVIPDELVTVFAGMDQDAVARARGYMDGIAPSSPCIALFKDGAPVHVLERRHIERMTAIDIANNLTEAFKQVCSRKGPSVSPDVYNTNPHVDTCGSTISPYQGN